Proteins encoded within one genomic window of Candidatus Binatota bacterium:
- a CDS encoding class I SAM-dependent methyltransferase, translating to MTTACKGHPWVAASLDLMMFPLRRLRGKVVGEASGKVLEIGVGTGMNFSRYGDIEILHGVEPDPFMLKRAQQRAQEVNLPIELVDAGAEDLPWPDNYFDTVVATWVLCTIPEPARALEEMCRVTKPGGRLLYVEHTRSRGPRAQRMQDSLNPLWNRIAGGCNLNRNSVDLIRDSGYEELQVKACGSEDWTLLPVYRGTAIKPA from the coding sequence ATGACTACCGCGTGTAAAGGGCACCCGTGGGTCGCCGCGAGCCTTGACCTCATGATGTTTCCGCTACGCCGCCTGCGCGGCAAGGTAGTGGGAGAAGCGAGCGGCAAGGTGCTCGAGATCGGTGTCGGCACCGGTATGAACTTTTCGCGTTACGGGGACATCGAGATTCTCCACGGCGTAGAGCCGGACCCCTTCATGCTCAAGCGGGCGCAGCAACGCGCCCAGGAAGTAAACCTGCCGATTGAACTCGTAGACGCGGGTGCAGAAGACCTGCCCTGGCCAGACAACTATTTCGACACCGTGGTGGCTACCTGGGTGCTATGCACGATACCGGAGCCCGCGCGTGCGCTCGAAGAAATGTGTCGCGTCACTAAACCCGGGGGTCGCTTGCTGTACGTGGAACACACCCGTAGCCGCGGCCCGAGGGCACAACGGATGCAGGACAGTTTGAATCCCTTATGGAACCGTATCGCGGGTGGCTGCAACCTGAATCGGAACTCGGTAGACCTGATTCGTGACAGCGGCTACGAAGAACTGCAGGTCAAAGCCTGTGGCAGCGAGGACTGGACACTGCTGCCCGTTTACAGGGGGACGGCGATAAAGCCGGCCTGA
- a CDS encoding DUF1329 domain-containing protein gives MREESPLLVDKYSPPIFRLKLLTTVSALAFWSLLSSPATAELPSMVDTGLPVPGQVLSATDTKVYGRWLPPSANWALGRGLPIEVVESRLIPLEPARLAATEKYSAQVQLSGDGLELENYVAGLPFPSLSDDDPDLAVKLMFNYENRILVDDLDIRNFDCDTGSLRSDRGMLVERHFVLGHFRRLYHVGRLYNEPKPAWPTPDGIRYRESLHPIIEPFDLKGVGLSYNRYLDPGRQDDSWLYYPLLKRVRRLSTAQRSEALFGQDTDLDSYAGWAGSAAWMDWKLLGRKQLLAPMHTRHFPGRRATGTADFIFDDTWELRDLWIIEGRSRLPGYAYSRRIVYLDQESFVIPYAEMYDHEEQLWKAWFNQWKIGPRPFPGAKTAVYDYEQQFLPAVTMFDMLLDHATYCTLPSREYPGEEGWYFNFGDAQGTSENVFSLSYIISTGR, from the coding sequence ATGCGTGAAGAAAGTCCTTTGTTAGTCGATAAGTATAGCCCGCCCATCTTCAGGCTGAAACTGCTTACCACGGTTTCAGCCCTGGCTTTCTGGTCGCTCTTGAGCAGCCCGGCTACGGCGGAACTGCCTTCGATGGTAGACACGGGGCTGCCAGTGCCGGGCCAGGTTCTTTCAGCGACAGATACGAAAGTATACGGACGCTGGTTGCCCCCGTCGGCAAACTGGGCCCTGGGCCGAGGTCTTCCCATCGAGGTGGTGGAAAGCCGTCTCATACCACTGGAACCTGCGCGCCTGGCGGCTACTGAAAAGTACTCTGCGCAGGTGCAGCTTTCCGGGGACGGACTGGAGCTTGAAAACTACGTTGCGGGGCTACCCTTCCCTTCCCTTTCTGACGACGACCCCGACCTCGCGGTCAAGCTGATGTTCAACTACGAAAACCGTATTCTGGTGGACGACCTGGACATCCGTAATTTTGACTGCGACACGGGCAGCTTACGCAGCGACCGCGGCATGCTGGTCGAACGACATTTCGTGCTCGGCCACTTCAGGCGTTTGTACCACGTCGGTCGGCTTTACAATGAGCCGAAGCCCGCATGGCCCACCCCCGACGGTATCCGTTACCGAGAGTCCCTGCATCCAATAATAGAACCTTTCGACCTCAAGGGCGTAGGACTGAGCTACAACCGCTACCTCGATCCGGGAAGGCAGGACGACAGTTGGTTGTACTACCCGTTGCTCAAGCGAGTGCGCAGGCTTTCTACGGCGCAAAGATCGGAAGCCCTTTTTGGCCAGGACACCGACCTCGACAGTTACGCCGGTTGGGCTGGTAGCGCCGCTTGGATGGATTGGAAATTATTGGGTCGAAAACAATTACTAGCCCCCATGCACACGCGGCACTTTCCAGGGCGCAGGGCCACCGGCACCGCTGATTTCATTTTTGATGACACCTGGGAGCTTCGCGACCTTTGGATTATAGAAGGACGCTCGCGGCTTCCGGGTTATGCTTATTCCCGGCGCATCGTGTACCTCGACCAAGAGAGTTTTGTCATCCCCTATGCCGAGATGTACGACCACGAAGAGCAACTGTGGAAGGCCTGGTTCAACCAGTGGAAGATCGGTCCGCGGCCGTTTCCCGGCGCAAAAACAGCAGTATACGACTATGAGCAGCAGTTCCTGCCGGCCGTAACCATGTTCGACATGCTGTTGGACCACGCCACTTACTGCACTCTGCCCTCGCGCGAGTACCCAGGCGAAGAAGGCTGGTATTTTAACTTCGGAGACGCCCAGGGCACCAGTGAGAACGTCTTTTCCCTTTCTTACATCATCTCGACAGGCCGCTGA